One region of Malania oleifera isolate guangnan ecotype guangnan chromosome 6, ASM2987363v1, whole genome shotgun sequence genomic DNA includes:
- the LOC131158740 gene encoding uncharacterized protein LOC131158740, which yields MAEVVWTNRGQDRSTKEMGCSIDQFIRLRPSAFVGSADQVHVENWIQEIENILDVLNYMENQKVTFATFKLAGEAVRWWVSVKKMEELRPIPIALTWARFKELFFEWYFLATVRNVKMEEFMNLTQESLTVQQYTAKFQELSRFDPFVIPDEVKKAWKFQRDLRKEICRQMTILQLQDFAMLVDKATVAEKCLLEDTEVQVLKKRLAPPSSSFGAKQGNWKKNSGSMSQNTARFQRCPLCGRRHPGQCWLFTGACMRCGKQGHQVRDCGMQGNSGASRQPFRGNAQAQHGGQ from the coding sequence ATGGCTGAGGTAGTGTGGACGAATAGAGGACAAGACCGCTCTACAAAGGagatgggttgctccattgatCAGTTCATCAGATTGAGGCCTTCGGCTTTTGTAGGAAGTGCAGATCAAGTTCAtgttgagaattggatccaggagatcgagaatATCCTGGATGTCTTGAACTATATGGAGAATCAGAAGGTCACCTttgccacgttcaagttggcaggaGAGGCTGtgagatggtgggtgtctgtaaagAAGATGGAGGAACTCCGACCGATACCCATAGCATTGACGTGGGCCCGGTtcaaagagttattctttgaatGGTATTTTCTGGCGACGGTCAGAAATGTGAAGATGGAAGAATTCATGAATCTGACTCAGGAATCGTTGACAGTGCAGCAATACACTGCCAAATTCCAAGAGTTGTCCCGATTCGATCCATTCGTGATAccagatgaagtgaagaaggcgtgGAAGTTTCAGAGGGATCTAAGGAAGGAGATCTGTAGGCAGATGACGATTCtgcagttgcaggactttgctatgttggttgataaagccacggtggCAGAGAAGTGTTTGCTTGAGGACACAGAGGTCCAGGTTCTGAAGAAGAGGCTAGCGCCTCCTAGTTCTTCGTTTGGGGCAAAGCAAGGTAACTGGAAGAAGAATAGTGGTAGTATGTCTCAAAACACCGCACGTTTTCAACGTTGCCCTTTATGTGGTAGGAGACACCCTGGGCAGTGTTGGTTGTTTACGGGggcttgtatgcggtgtggtaagcAAGGGCACCAGGTGAGAGACTGTGGGATGCAGGGAAACAGTGGAGCCTCGCGGCAACCATTCAGAGGGAATGCTCAGGCACAGCATGGTGGTCAATAA